The genomic stretch TCACCATCACGCCCACCTACTCGGGCTGCCCCGCCATGGACACCATCCGCGGCGACGTGCGGGCCGCGTTCACTGCGGCGGGCTGGCCGGAGCCGGAGATCGTGACGGTGCTCTCGCCCGCGTGGACCAGCGACTGGATGAGTGCCGCGGGCCGGGCCAAGCTGGAGGCGTTTGGGATTGCCCCGCCCAGCGGCCGCTCCGGTGTGCGCAGCGGGCCCGTCCGGCTGGCGCTGGCCGTGAAATGCCCGCACTGCCAGTCGCTGCACACCCGTGAGCTGGCCCGGTTCGGCTCCACCTCCTGCAAGGCGCTGTACGTGTGCACGGACTGCAGGGAACCGTTCGACTACTTCAAGGTGCTCTGATGACTGTTCCCACCACCGCCAAGGCCCGGCGCCGGGCGTCGTTTCACGAACTGGAAGTCTCGGAGGTGCGGCGGCTGACGGACGACGCCATCGAGGTCACCTTTGCCGTGCCCGCAGCCCTTGCCGGCTGGTACGACTACCTGCCCGGGCAATACGTGGCGCTGCGCGTGCACATGCCCGATGAACACGGTGTGCTCCGCGAACTGCGCCGCAGCTACTCCCTGTGCGCGGTGCCGGTGCAGTTTCCTGACGGCAGCTCGGAGCTGAAGATCGCCGTCAAGCGGGACATCGGCGGTGAATTCTCCACCTGGGCCAATGCGGAACTGGCCGCCGGCGCCGTCATGGAGGTCATGAGCCCGCAGGGTGCCTTCATTTCGCACAGCACCCCGGGCGCCGTTTCCGCATCTCAAGGAACCGGCGCAGTGTCCAATGTCCTCAACAGCATGAACCACCCCGAGGAGCTGGGCCGTCGCACGGGAAAGTACGTGGCCATCGCGGCCGGCTCCGGCATCACGCCCGTCATGGCGCTGGCCAAGTCCCTGCTGGGCGGCAGCCCCGCGGCCAGGCTGGATTTGATCTACGCCAACAAGGCCGCCATGGACGTGATGTTCCTCGAGGAACTCGCGGACCTGAAGGACCGGCACCCCGGCCGCTTCGCCGTCCACCATGTGCTCTCGCGCGAGCAGCGGATCGCCCCGCTGCTGAGCGGCCGCCTCGACGCCGAGAAGCTGGAGGCCCTGCTGGGCAAGGCCGTGCACGCCGAGGACGTCGACGAGTGGTTCCTTTGCGGCCCCTTCGAACTGGTCCAGCTGTGCCGCGACGTCCTGGCCGCCCGCGGCGTCGCCCGCAGCGACATCCGCTTCGAGCTGTTCACCACCGGCCGCCCGGACCGCCCCGCGGGCCAGCACGGCCGCCCCGTCCTGATCGACTCCTCCGAGGAAACCACCAAGATCACCTTCACCCTGGACGGCCTCACGGCAGATGTCCGCAGCCCCGTCCACGCCCGCGAAACAGTCCTCAACGCGGCCCTGCGCATCCGCCCCGACGTGCCGTTCGCCTGCGCCGGCGGCGTGTGCGGCACCTGCCGCGCCAAGCTCGTCTCCGGCAACGTCACCATGGATGAAAACTATGCGCTTGAGCCCGAGGAGCTCGACGCCGGATACGTCCTGACCTGCCAGTCGCACCCCACCACGCCGGAGGTGGCCGTTGACTACGACGGCTGACACGGCCCGCCACAAGGAGCAGCCATGATCGAACTGTCCATTGCCGACGGCGTTGCAGAGGTTGTGCTCAATGCCCCCTACAAGCTGAACGCGCTGGATGAGGCCGGGCTGGGGGAGCTGTCCGCCGCGTACGACGACGCTGCTGCCGCCGCCTCCGCGGGCACCGTCCGGGCGCTGCTCCTCCGCGGTGCGGGACGGGCGTTTTGTGCCGGCCGCGACATCGCCGGGGTGGACGGCGCCAACGACGACGCCCGCGGGTACCTCGAGGGGCTGCTCACGCCGCTGCTGCAAAAGATGGCGGACTTTCCCGCCCCCACCTTTGCCGCTGCCCAGGGCGCCTGCCTCGGCGTGGGGCTGGGCCTGCTGATTGCCACGGACGTGGTCTACGTGGCGGAGAATGCCAAGTTTGGCTCTCCGTTCGGCAACCTCGGCGCCACGCTGGATTCCGGCGGGCACTGGCTGTTCACCGAAGCCTTGGGGGCACACCGCACCCTTGACCTCATCTACACCTCAGCCTTGATCGGCGGATCCGAAGCCGTTGCATCGGGCCTGTTCAGCCGGGCCCTGCCCGCCGACGGCCTGCTGGACTTCACCCGCGCCTCGGCAGCGAAAACCGCAGCCGGCCCAACCCAGGCCTTCAACGCCAGCAAATCCCTCGTGGCAGCGATCCGGGGGAAGCGGCTGGGACTGTGGGACGCCGTCGTGCTGGAAAATGAGGCGCAGGTGGCCCTGTCCAAAACGGCCGACTATGCGGAGGGCTTCGCCGCATTCACGGAAAAGCGCAAGCCCAGGTTCACCGGAAATTAGCCCCCCCGCCCTCCAGACGCCGCATCAGATATGACGCGTTTTTCCCCAACGCGGCATCAGATAATTCCCGGTTTCCCGCAACGCGGCACCACCCAGCCGCCAACGATTACTTTCGGCCGGTGAAGTGCTCCATCGACTTGTACACGCCGAACACGCGGCCGGCCACCACGTCCCAGGCCTTGATGGGCAGGACGCCGCGCAGCGCTGTGCTGAGCTTCACGGTCCACGGCATCATGAGGACCGGGGTGCCCTCCTTCATGGCGCGCCAGACGCGCTGGGTGACAGCTTCCGGTTCCATGAGCGGGGTCAGCAGCGGGCCGCGGGCGCCCTCGAACATGCCGGTCTTGATGTAGGACGGGCAGAACGTGGTGACGCGGATGTGCGTGTGCCCGGCCTGCACGAGCTCGAGGCGCAGGGAGTCGCTCCACCCGATGACCGCCCACTTGGACGATGAGTAGACGCTCATGCGAGGGTTCGCCAGCAGCCCGGCGGCCGAGGCCACGTTCACGATCCGCGACGTCCGGCCCCCGGCGATCATCTCCGGCAGGAATTCGCGGGTGATGTGCATCAGGGCAAGCGTGTTGATGTTCATCGTGGCGGCGATGTCGCTGCGCTGGTCGTGCTCCCAGAAATACTTGCCGCGGACAATGCCGGCGTTGTTGATCAGGATGTCGGGGGTGCCCACCTCCGCACGCACCTTGGCGGCGGCCTCCTCGATCGCCTCAAGCCTGCTGACGTCCACAACGTAGGCGTGGATGTCGGAGCCGCGGCCCCGCAGCTCGGCGGCAGCCTCCTCCAGCGCCGCCGCGTTCACATCCCACAGCACTACGTGCGCGGCATGGTCCGCCACGGCCAGCCTGGCGTACATCGCCCCCATGCCCATGGCGGCGCCGGTGATGAGGATGGTCGCTCCGGAAAGGGAATCGATGGTGCCGGTCATGGTGCTTCCTTCGGGTTGGTGGGCGGGGCAGGTATCAGCTTGCCGGGGTTCATGATGCCGTGCGGGTCCAGGACGCCCTTGATGCCGGCCAGCACCTGGATCCCGAGCGCGCCAATTTCCGCCTCCATGTACGGGGCATGGTCGATCCCGACGGCGTGGTGGTGCGTGATGGTGGCGCCCGCGGCAACAATCGCCTCCGACGCCGCCGCCTTGACCCGGGCGTTTTGCGCCAGCCCGTCTTCCTCCAGCCCGGACAGGAACGTGAAATAGAGGGATGCACCGTCTGAATACACGTGCGAGATGTGCGTCTGCACAAACGCCGCCGCACCCTTTTCCCCCAGCGCGGCGAGGATGGCCGAGCGCACGGCCGCGTACGTCGACGCCACCTTCCCCCACGTCGCCGCGGTCTCGAGCGTCTCGACATACACGCCGCGGGTCAGCAGCTCGTCGCGCAGGTACGGCCCGCTGAACCGCCCGTGCTCCCACGATTTCCCCGGCAGCGGCCCCAGCGAAATCCCGCCGGCCGCCCGCATGATCCGGGCGCTGCGCCGCTTGCCGGCCCGGCCTGCGCGCTCGCTGCCCTCCCACACAAACAGGGCCATGGCCGGCCTCTTTTGCCCGCGTACGCGCAGGTAGCGCTGCAGTGCGGCGGTCTTCGCGCCGCCCAGTTTAAAGGTCGACGCCGTTTCGTCAGTATCGCTCAAGCGGCACACATGCGGCATGTCGCCCCGTGCGCCGTCCTGCCGGAGTTTGCGCATGGCCTCGGCCCCGGCCTCGAATGAGGGGAAGGACCAGGCGCCGTACACCTTGGCCTGCGGGACGGGGACCACCTTCAGCGTTGCGCTGGTGATGACACCAAGGGTCCCCTCGCTGCCCAC from Arthrobacter stackebrandtii encodes the following:
- the paaD gene encoding 1,2-phenylacetyl-CoA epoxidase subunit PaaD; the encoded protein is MQTQTLQQAAWEIAAAVPDPELPVLSIADLGILRAVEVGDAAGMPDAGGPGSAAGRPAVRVTITPTYSGCPAMDTIRGDVRAAFTAAGWPEPEIVTVLSPAWTSDWMSAAGRAKLEAFGIAPPSGRSGVRSGPVRLALAVKCPHCQSLHTRELARFGSTSCKALYVCTDCREPFDYFKVL
- the paaE gene encoding 1,2-phenylacetyl-CoA epoxidase subunit PaaE, which translates into the protein MTVPTTAKARRRASFHELEVSEVRRLTDDAIEVTFAVPAALAGWYDYLPGQYVALRVHMPDEHGVLRELRRSYSLCAVPVQFPDGSSELKIAVKRDIGGEFSTWANAELAAGAVMEVMSPQGAFISHSTPGAVSASQGTGAVSNVLNSMNHPEELGRRTGKYVAIAAGSGITPVMALAKSLLGGSPAARLDLIYANKAAMDVMFLEELADLKDRHPGRFAVHHVLSREQRIAPLLSGRLDAEKLEALLGKAVHAEDVDEWFLCGPFELVQLCRDVLAARGVARSDIRFELFTTGRPDRPAGQHGRPVLIDSSEETTKITFTLDGLTADVRSPVHARETVLNAALRIRPDVPFACAGGVCGTCRAKLVSGNVTMDENYALEPEELDAGYVLTCQSHPTTPEVAVDYDG
- a CDS encoding enoyl-CoA hydratase/isomerase family protein, coding for MIELSIADGVAEVVLNAPYKLNALDEAGLGELSAAYDDAAAAASAGTVRALLLRGAGRAFCAGRDIAGVDGANDDARGYLEGLLTPLLQKMADFPAPTFAAAQGACLGVGLGLLIATDVVYVAENAKFGSPFGNLGATLDSGGHWLFTEALGAHRTLDLIYTSALIGGSEAVASGLFSRALPADGLLDFTRASAAKTAAGPTQAFNASKSLVAAIRGKRLGLWDAVVLENEAQVALSKTADYAEGFAAFTEKRKPRFTGN
- a CDS encoding SDR family oxidoreductase translates to MTGTIDSLSGATILITGAAMGMGAMYARLAVADHAAHVVLWDVNAAALEEAAAELRGRGSDIHAYVVDVSRLEAIEEAAAKVRAEVGTPDILINNAGIVRGKYFWEHDQRSDIAATMNINTLALMHITREFLPEMIAGGRTSRIVNVASAAGLLANPRMSVYSSSKWAVIGWSDSLRLELVQAGHTHIRVTTFCPSYIKTGMFEGARGPLLTPLMEPEAVTQRVWRAMKEGTPVLMMPWTVKLSTALRGVLPIKAWDVVAGRVFGVYKSMEHFTGRK
- a CDS encoding FAD-binding oxidoreductase; the encoded protein is MVTHITEEIPRSVWYGWGDPARAKPLGPGALDFLRRTLKLKGVAGDHPPVTMADVRVGPSALDAATLNELAAITGPDHVATDATTRILHAGGKSTPDLIRRRSGDALEAPEAVVFPAGAEEVRSILALCVERNLAVVTFGGGTSVVGGVEPVRGRFNAVITLDMRRMDRLLHVDPLARTATFEAGIRGPAIEAALAPHGLTLGHFPQSHQEASLGGYLATRSAGQASTGYGRSNDLVKQVHLETPAGPFDAGSPAPGSAAGPKLLDVVVGSEGTLGVITSATLKVVPVPQAKVYGAWSFPSFEAGAEAMRKLRQDGARGDMPHVCRLSDTDETASTFKLGGAKTAALQRYLRVRGQKRPAMALFVWEGSERAGRAGKRRSARIMRAAGGISLGPLPGKSWEHGRFSGPYLRDELLTRGVYVETLETAATWGKVASTYAAVRSAILAALGEKGAAAFVQTHISHVYSDGASLYFTFLSGLEEDGLAQNARVKAAASEAIVAAGATITHHHAVGIDHAPYMEAEIGALGIQVLAGIKGVLDPHGIMNPGKLIPAPPTNPKEAP